Proteins from a genomic interval of Candidatus Poribacteria bacterium:
- a CDS encoding cytochrome c oxidase subunit I produces the protein MHDNEHASHHHEESFISKYIFSLDHKMIGKQFLIYGLIMFFLGGGLALLFRWQLAYPEKPLPIIGASEQYMEEGEVVTGADRMWESIYESEKEEWLEVNMPNGVVEPAFYNMLFTMHATIMVFFVVVPILVGAFGNFLIPLMIGTRDMAFPILNMLSFWLAVLAAIIMVVGFFVPGGHAAAGWTGYAPLSSDPQWTGVDWGQNLWAISLLIQGFSSLVGSINYITTIINMRAPGMTFFRLPLVIWSLFIVAILLLLAFPVLSSALALLIFDRLAGTTFFTATAEGGGDPLLWQHLFWFFGHPEVYILILPGMGIASELIAVFSRKPIFGYRSMVYAMIAIAFLGWIVWGHHMFQSGMRPGLGSVFMTTTMLIAVPSAIKTFNWLGTMFRGAIKFTAPMLHGIAFVSMFVIGGLSGIYMANTPVDIFIHDTYYIVAHIHYVVFGGSLFAIFGGIIFWFPKMYGRYMNDVLSKIHFWLTFIAFNCTFFPMHILGVGGHMRRISNPMQYEFLQTFEGMNIFITMSAFTLGFAQLILVFNFFWSMYRGKVAEQNPWQVTTLEWEAPTPVPHGNFSQIPTVYRGPYEYSVPGEEDDWTPQAQPEHAPATSGD, from the coding sequence ATGCACGATAACGAACATGCGTCACATCATCACGAAGAAAGTTTTATTAGCAAATATATCTTTTCGCTCGACCACAAGATGATCGGCAAGCAGTTCCTGATCTACGGACTGATTATGTTTTTCCTCGGTGGCGGGCTTGCACTTCTCTTTAGATGGCAACTCGCCTATCCCGAAAAACCGTTACCCATCATCGGGGCATCGGAACAATATATGGAAGAGGGTGAAGTCGTCACCGGTGCTGACAGGATGTGGGAGAGTATTTACGAATCCGAGAAAGAAGAGTGGCTTGAGGTAAACATGCCCAACGGCGTCGTCGAACCGGCATTTTACAATATGCTGTTTACGATGCATGCCACCATTATGGTGTTCTTCGTCGTGGTTCCGATCTTGGTAGGGGCTTTCGGAAATTTCCTGATTCCGTTGATGATTGGCACACGGGATATGGCGTTTCCTATCCTCAATATGCTTTCCTTTTGGTTGGCTGTCCTTGCGGCAATTATTATGGTCGTCGGCTTCTTTGTACCCGGTGGACACGCTGCAGCCGGATGGACAGGCTACGCACCGCTCTCCTCTGACCCGCAGTGGACAGGGGTTGACTGGGGACAGAACCTCTGGGCGATTAGCCTGCTCATTCAAGGGTTCTCCTCACTGGTCGGGTCTATTAACTACATTACGACGATTATCAATATGCGCGCACCCGGAATGACGTTCTTCCGACTCCCGTTGGTCATCTGGTCGCTTTTCATCGTCGCGATCCTGTTGCTACTCGCATTCCCTGTGCTGTCCTCAGCACTCGCACTGCTCATCTTTGATAGGCTTGCGGGAACAACGTTCTTTACTGCGACTGCAGAAGGCGGCGGCGACCCGCTCTTGTGGCAGCACCTTTTCTGGTTCTTCGGACACCCGGAGGTCTATATCCTTATCTTACCCGGCATGGGGATCGCTTCCGAATTGATTGCTGTCTTCTCACGGAAACCGATCTTCGGATATCGTTCCATGGTCTACGCAATGATCGCCATCGCGTTTCTGGGATGGATTGTTTGGGGACACCACATGTTCCAGAGTGGTATGCGACCCGGACTCGGCTCTGTGTTCATGACGACAACGATGCTCATTGCGGTGCCGTCAGCCATCAAGACATTTAACTGGCTCGGCACAATGTTCCGAGGGGCAATCAAATTCACGGCACCGATGCTCCACGGTATTGCCTTCGTCTCAATGTTTGTGATTGGCGGATTGAGCGGTATCTATATGGCAAATACGCCGGTTGACATCTTCATCCACGATACCTACTACATTGTCGCACACATTCACTATGTCGTGTTCGGTGGAAGTCTGTTCGCTATTTTCGGGGGCATTATTTTCTGGTTCCCGAAGATGTACGGACGCTATATGAACGATGTACTCTCCAAAATCCATTTTTGGTTGACGTTCATTGCATTTAACTGTACCTTCTTCCCGATGCATATTCTCGGCGTGGGTGGACACATGCGACGTATCTCCAACCCGATGCAGTATGAATTCCTACAAACGTTTGAGGGCATGAACATCTTTATCACGATGAGTGCGTTTACCCTTGGGTTTGCACAGTTGATACTGGTCTTTAACTTCTTCTGGAGCATGTATCGAGGAAAGGTTGCCGAACAGAATCCGTGGCAGGTGACTACCTTGGAGTGGGAGGCACCCACACCTGTGCCACACGGCAATTTCAGTCAAATTCCGACTGTCTACCGGGGTCCCTATGAATATAGTGTTCCCGGTGAAGAGGATGATTGGACCCCGCAAGCGCAGCCTGAGCATGCCCCCGCAACAAGCGGTGACTAA
- a CDS encoding ABC transporter ATP-binding protein, translating to MIDVENLSHSYQERRALDNVSFSVSCGEIFGLLGPNGSGKTTLFKILSTLMPITSGRVRIFGHDVAAEVKAVRDLLGVVFQHPGLDGKLTVVENLRHHGHLYGLAGKTLRHRTSELLERFGVADRAKEPVERLSGGLQRRVEIAKAMLHSPRVLLLDEPTSGLDVAARRQFNDALSALAHTENILVLLTTHLLDDAEACNRVGILDAGRLVALGPPDELKAHVGGDVVLIECVDTEVLRTGIVENFGISPVLTDNHLRVECEHGHEFVRDLVAAFPDEVQSVRFGKPTLEDVFIKLTGNLILPCGSFR from the coding sequence GTGATTGACGTAGAAAATCTCTCGCATTCATATCAGGAACGACGCGCCCTTGACAATGTCAGTTTTAGCGTCTCATGCGGCGAGATTTTCGGGCTCCTCGGACCAAACGGGAGTGGAAAAACGACCCTTTTTAAGATTTTGTCCACCCTGATGCCGATAACTTCCGGTCGTGTGCGTATCTTCGGACATGACGTAGCTGCTGAGGTGAAGGCGGTTCGGGATCTCTTAGGTGTGGTTTTTCAACACCCAGGACTCGATGGCAAGCTTACCGTCGTTGAGAATTTACGGCACCACGGACACCTATATGGGCTTGCTGGTAAAACACTGCGTCACCGGACCTCGGAACTCCTCGAACGTTTTGGAGTCGCCGATAGAGCAAAAGAGCCTGTTGAACGCTTATCAGGGGGGTTACAAAGACGCGTTGAAATCGCGAAAGCGATGCTCCATTCCCCGCGTGTTCTACTCCTTGACGAACCGACAAGTGGATTGGATGTCGCTGCGCGCCGGCAGTTCAACGATGCTCTCAGTGCCCTCGCGCATACAGAAAATATCCTCGTTCTGCTAACGACGCATCTCCTTGATGATGCGGAGGCGTGCAACAGGGTCGGTATTCTGGATGCAGGTAGGCTCGTCGCCCTCGGACCTCCTGACGAACTCAAGGCGCACGTCGGTGGTGATGTTGTTCTCATAGAGTGCGTGGACACTGAAGTCCTCCGCACCGGGATTGTTGAGAATTTCGGTATTTCACCAGTGCTAACCGATAATCACCTTCGGGTTGAATGTGAACACGGACATGAGTTCGTCCGAGATTTAGTTGCCGCCTTTCCAGATGAGGTCCAATCGGTTCGATTTGGGAAACCGACGCTGGAAGATGTGTTCATAAAATTGACGGGTAATTTAATTTTACCTTGCGGTTCGTTCAGGTGA
- a CDS encoding cytochrome C oxidase subunit IV family protein — translation MKMAQNGHKEHPKYMNIFWWLTGLTVLELLVVIPDFPTVVKAILLIGLACAKAILVANYFMHLKFERKTLAIIVMTPFLICVLLVFALMPDLTLDSRIEGATEPTTEVVDTSVH, via the coding sequence ATGAAAATGGCACAAAATGGGCACAAAGAGCATCCGAAATACATGAATATTTTCTGGTGGCTCACCGGGCTGACCGTTCTCGAACTTTTGGTCGTCATACCGGATTTCCCGACGGTGGTCAAAGCTATTCTGCTCATTGGACTGGCATGTGCTAAGGCCATCTTGGTTGCGAATTATTTCATGCATCTGAAATTTGAGAGGAAGACATTGGCGATTATCGTAATGACCCCCTTCCTTATCTGCGTTCTGCTCGTTTTCGCGTTGATGCCCGACCTCACGTTAGACTCACGAATCGAAGGCGCAACGGAACCAACAACAGAAGTTGTAGATACGTCCGTTCATTAA
- the coxB gene encoding cytochrome c oxidase subunit II yields MLQWLPENVSTFGQGVDNLFYGIYYLTLVVFILVMGTLIVFLIKYRHQEGKRAAYIEGSTTLEIVWTAATTVIVFGLAMLSYPQWNNIKSPTQFPDNPDVVVQVSGKQFNWDMTYPGPDNELGTDDDLKLENELHVPVNAVVHIRLTSEDVIHSFFVPQLRLKQDSLPNRFINVWFEATKAGRYEIPCAELCGFGHSGMLGYLNVHTQENYDAWVQERWP; encoded by the coding sequence ATGCTTCAATGGCTCCCAGAGAACGTATCAACGTTCGGGCAAGGCGTTGATAACCTCTTTTACGGTATTTACTATCTTACCCTTGTTGTGTTCATCCTTGTGATGGGAACCCTTATCGTTTTCCTGATTAAATATCGCCATCAGGAAGGAAAAAGGGCAGCTTACATTGAAGGTAGCACAACGTTGGAAATTGTCTGGACCGCTGCTACGACGGTGATTGTCTTCGGACTCGCGATGCTCAGTTACCCGCAGTGGAATAATATTAAGTCGCCAACACAATTTCCTGATAATCCAGATGTCGTCGTCCAGGTCAGTGGAAAACAGTTTAACTGGGATATGACCTACCCCGGACCCGATAACGAGTTGGGAACGGATGATGACCTGAAATTGGAAAACGAATTGCATGTGCCGGTCAACGCGGTCGTGCATATCCGATTAACCTCTGAGGATGTCATCCACAGTTTTTTTGTGCCGCAATTGCGACTGAAACAGGATAGTTTGCCCAACCGATTTATCAACGTCTGGTTTGAGGCAACAAAAGCAGGTCGTTATGAGATTCCGTGCGCCGAATTGTGTGGATTTGGACACTCCGGGATGCTCGGGTATCTCAATGTGCATACGCAGGAAAACTACGATGCCTGGGTGCAAGAAAGATGGCCGTAA
- the cyoE gene encoding protoheme IX farnesyltransferase, whose protein sequence is MRSTTVTLPDNTDTVNPPLKQVTFVHRIADFIELVKPRLVVMILITTAAGFYLGAQQTVDWLRCLHTLVGAGLTAAGVLGLNQYLERDVDAQMKRTQERPLPGGRMHPLTALLIGSILTGAGMLYLTISVNMLSGFVISLIVVSYLFLYTPLKRKTSLCTLIGAVPGALPPVVGWVAARGSLTGEAWVLFTILFLWQIPHSLAIAYIYREDYANAGFRLLPVIHPDGTSTCRQIVVNCVALLGIGLLPTLYNIAGSVYFFIALLSGVGFLAVGIYLARTRSVKAARYLLYASLLYLPLVFVTMALDKV, encoded by the coding sequence ATGCGTTCAACAACGGTAACGTTACCAGACAATACAGATACAGTGAATCCGCCATTAAAGCAGGTGACTTTTGTGCATCGCATCGCTGACTTTATCGAACTCGTCAAACCGAGATTGGTGGTGATGATACTCATCACGACTGCTGCGGGCTTCTATCTCGGGGCACAACAGACAGTAGATTGGCTCCGATGCCTGCATACACTCGTTGGTGCAGGATTGACAGCGGCGGGTGTCTTGGGACTCAACCAATATCTTGAACGCGATGTAGACGCACAGATGAAACGGACGCAAGAGAGACCGCTCCCCGGTGGTAGAATGCATCCGCTGACAGCACTGCTTATCGGCTCTATCCTCACGGGTGCTGGGATGCTTTATCTGACAATATCGGTCAATATGTTGAGTGGTTTTGTCATTTCGCTGATAGTCGTGAGTTATCTTTTTCTCTATACACCCCTGAAGCGGAAAACCTCACTGTGTACGCTTATCGGCGCTGTGCCCGGCGCGCTCCCGCCTGTCGTCGGATGGGTTGCCGCACGAGGATCGCTAACGGGTGAGGCGTGGGTGCTGTTTACGATACTCTTTTTGTGGCAGATACCGCACTCTCTCGCAATCGCCTACATCTATCGCGAAGACTACGCAAATGCGGGATTCCGTTTGTTGCCGGTTATTCATCCGGATGGGACGAGTACGTGTCGTCAAATTGTGGTTAACTGTGTTGCACTCCTCGGCATAGGTTTGCTACCGACGTTATACAACATCGCCGGTAGCGTCTATTTCTTCATAGCATTGCTATCAGGGGTAGGGTTTCTGGCGGTTGGTATCTATTTAGCACGCACACGCTCCGTAAAAGCCGCACGCTATCTGTTATATGCCTCGCTGCTCTATCTGCCGTTGGTGTTTGTGACGATGGCGTTGGACAAGGTTTAG
- a CDS encoding DUF805 domain-containing protein codes for MALFELLFSFSGRINREKWWLTQLLIFGVFIIVRGIVGLLEIEDTDSMIVSVCILCLTWALLATNTKRLHDRDKSGWWLLIAFTGIGIFWLLIELGCCSGTYGQNRFGPDPLKYKVVRNRGRG; via the coding sequence ATGGCACTCTTTGAACTCCTCTTCTCGTTCAGCGGTCGGATTAATCGGGAGAAATGGTGGCTGACGCAGTTGCTGATATTCGGTGTTTTTATTATCGTTCGTGGAATTGTTGGACTTCTCGAAATTGAGGATACAGATTCTATGATCGTGAGTGTCTGTATTCTCTGTCTCACTTGGGCGTTGTTAGCTACAAATACCAAACGTTTGCATGATCGGGACAAATCAGGATGGTGGCTCCTCATCGCGTTTACGGGTATCGGTATCTTTTGGCTATTGATTGAATTAGGGTGTTGCAGTGGAACTTACGGTCAAAACCGCTTTGGACCCGATCCCTTGAAATACAAAGTTGTGAGAAATAGGGGGCGTGGATGA
- a CDS encoding heme-copper oxidase subunit III, with the protein MEYCQDNGRSSSEAIAKKPLSNARLGILVLLGAETMLFSGLIGTFLVFRVGNVTWPPPSHIGIELPRAVTGINTALLLLSGYTMFQARRAIQRDRLKLLRNWLLLTGGLGLLFLGVQGSEWVQLIRNGLTLQSGVYGGIFYVLIGCHAVHVLSAVIWLFIVFGMAMAGRFSAERYVGVDTCAIYWIFVVALWPILYVLVYLS; encoded by the coding sequence TTGGAATACTGCCAGGACAACGGACGCAGCAGCTCAGAAGCAATCGCTAAAAAACCTTTGAGTAACGCACGATTGGGCATATTGGTCCTGCTCGGTGCGGAGACGATGCTGTTCTCAGGTTTGATTGGGACATTTCTCGTGTTTCGCGTCGGAAATGTCACCTGGCCCCCGCCGTCGCACATCGGGATTGAACTCCCACGTGCGGTGACCGGTATTAACACGGCACTGCTCTTATTGAGCGGCTACACGATGTTTCAAGCACGCCGCGCAATTCAGAGGGACCGATTGAAGTTACTCCGCAATTGGCTACTGCTTACGGGCGGGCTTGGTTTGCTCTTCCTCGGTGTGCAAGGGAGCGAGTGGGTGCAGCTGATTCGCAACGGGCTGACGCTCCAATCTGGGGTCTATGGCGGTATCTTTTATGTACTCATCGGGTGCCATGCCGTCCACGTGCTGAGTGCTGTTATCTGGCTGTTCATCGTTTTTGGAATGGCGATGGCAGGACGTTTTTCTGCTGAACGTTACGTCGGCGTTGATACCTGTGCGATCTACTGGATTTTTGTTGTCGCGCTCTGGCCAATTCTCTACGTTTTGGTATATCTCTCGTAA
- a CDS encoding cytochrome oxidase subunit III, with the protein MEHTTTLDHTEDVYEPSLTPDSLGKLGMWIFLVGDTMSFGALLAAYAAVRAGAGGIGWAPPTEILGIELTAFMTFLLICSSVTMVKALESIQNGNVSRMCMFLGLTIGGGIIFLGLQVYEWYHLINHGLTLTGIPDHGLSGAAISGSTLFGPTFYAITGFHGMHVTGGVIYLIVILIHGLRGRYTAEFNHEVEILGLYWHFVDLIWIMVFTFIYLL; encoded by the coding sequence GTGGAACACACTACCACTTTAGATCACACTGAAGATGTATATGAACCTTCGCTTACGCCGGACAGCCTTGGTAAACTCGGCATGTGGATCTTCCTCGTCGGAGATACGATGTCGTTTGGCGCGTTGTTGGCGGCGTATGCCGCTGTCCGGGCAGGTGCAGGCGGAATCGGTTGGGCTCCGCCCACTGAGATTCTTGGCATTGAGTTAACCGCGTTTATGACATTCCTGTTGATATGCAGTAGCGTCACGATGGTGAAGGCGTTGGAGTCGATCCAGAACGGCAATGTCTCACGCATGTGCATGTTCCTTGGATTGACGATCGGGGGAGGCATCATCTTCCTCGGCCTACAGGTGTATGAATGGTATCATCTAATTAACCACGGACTGACGCTTACCGGGATCCCCGACCACGGGCTATCGGGTGCCGCAATCAGCGGTTCCACGCTTTTTGGTCCGACTTTCTACGCCATCACAGGTTTCCACGGGATGCACGTAACCGGTGGGGTTATCTATCTTATTGTTATCTTAATACACGGCTTGCGCGGTAGATATACTGCCGAGTTTAACCATGAGGTAGAAATCCTGGGACTCTATTGGCACTTCGTTGATCTTATCTGGATTATGGTTTTCACCTTTATCTATCTACTGTAG
- a CDS encoding universal stress protein UspA, with the protein MKKIYVPVDNSDYSDASIALSVAFARQFGSQLVGSHVYAAKMHDVRFKQMEYTLPEEYQDEVELEKQRRIHDTLITMGLQLISDSYLEVMKQKCTEFGIPFEPRMPEGKHYIKLVEDIQEGDYDLVIMGALGMGAVKDSLIGGVCERVVRRINTDTLVVRDLEPIEESEGNILVGIDGSPESFSGLKTAIQLGRKFNKQVEAVGVYDPYLHYIVFNSVVNVLTERAARTFRFKEQEQLHEEVIDTGLAKIYQSHLEVARSIAKEEHDYALKITLLDGKAYEKILQYTRKTNPWLLVLGRIGVHSEQDMDIGSTAENLLRLAPCNVFLSSQRYFPQIDVKAEETLVWTQEALDRMEKAPPLVRGIAKTAVHRFAIERGHSVITESVIDLAMEAIMPQRASEKLTRVAKEIAEQKVLESDAVQTYICGECGYAAHNQQPVKCPVCSSPPERFQRVDKDSLQNVAVDEGGTAEEETFDGVRLQWSEQAKKALRGVPRGYMRRNVKARIEKSARSQKIATITNDFATQIINESMGEAAAVREDAPELRAVQAQTDAGNTGVAQGFESPVQWTEEAIERLNLVPAGFMRNITQTRIEQRAQENNVTQVTLDFAARVIEDGRSLANEVLGQYYQEPNQD; encoded by the coding sequence ATGAAAAAAATCTATGTGCCCGTTGACAATTCGGACTACTCCGACGCGAGTATCGCGCTATCAGTTGCGTTCGCGAGGCAGTTCGGGTCCCAATTGGTAGGCTCGCACGTTTACGCCGCAAAAATGCACGATGTCCGCTTTAAACAGATGGAATACACCCTGCCAGAGGAATATCAGGACGAGGTCGAACTGGAGAAACAACGCCGTATCCACGACACGCTCATTACGATGGGGCTCCAACTCATCTCGGATTCCTATCTTGAGGTGATGAAACAGAAGTGCACTGAATTTGGGATTCCATTTGAACCGAGAATGCCGGAAGGCAAACACTACATAAAACTCGTTGAGGATATTCAGGAAGGCGATTACGATCTTGTGATTATGGGGGCACTCGGTATGGGTGCCGTCAAGGATAGTCTTATCGGGGGTGTCTGTGAACGCGTCGTTCGTCGTATCAATACCGATACACTCGTCGTCCGGGACCTTGAACCGATTGAAGAGAGCGAAGGAAATATCCTTGTCGGAATCGATGGGAGTCCGGAATCTTTCTCAGGCTTGAAAACCGCGATACAACTCGGACGGAAGTTCAATAAACAGGTTGAAGCCGTTGGTGTCTACGATCCGTATCTACACTATATCGTCTTCAATTCCGTGGTGAATGTGCTCACGGAACGCGCCGCACGGACTTTCAGATTTAAAGAGCAGGAACAACTCCACGAAGAGGTAATTGACACAGGCTTGGCAAAAATCTATCAGTCACACTTAGAGGTTGCACGCTCCATCGCAAAAGAGGAACACGACTACGCCTTAAAGATTACCCTACTTGATGGCAAAGCCTACGAAAAAATCCTACAATACACACGAAAAACGAACCCGTGGCTCCTCGTCTTAGGCAGAATCGGTGTCCACAGTGAACAGGATATGGACATCGGTAGCACCGCCGAGAATCTGTTGCGCCTCGCACCTTGTAACGTCTTCTTATCGAGCCAACGTTATTTCCCACAGATCGATGTGAAAGCGGAGGAGACGCTTGTCTGGACGCAGGAAGCATTGGATAGGATGGAGAAGGCACCACCGCTCGTCCGTGGCATCGCCAAGACAGCCGTCCATCGGTTCGCTATAGAGCGCGGGCATTCCGTAATCACCGAGAGCGTCATTGATCTGGCAATGGAAGCGATTATGCCACAGCGTGCCTCTGAGAAGTTGACCCGCGTCGCGAAGGAGATCGCTGAGCAAAAAGTACTGGAATCGGATGCCGTCCAGACGTATATCTGTGGCGAGTGTGGTTACGCCGCGCATAACCAACAGCCCGTGAAATGCCCCGTCTGTAGTTCACCGCCGGAGCGTTTTCAGAGGGTTGACAAGGATTCATTACAGAATGTCGCTGTAGACGAAGGCGGCACTGCCGAAGAAGAGACGTTTGACGGCGTGCGACTCCAGTGGTCAGAGCAGGCGAAAAAGGCACTGCGGGGGGTTCCGCGCGGTTATATGCGCCGAAACGTCAAGGCACGTATTGAGAAATCCGCACGTTCTCAAAAGATTGCTACGATTACAAACGATTTTGCAACCCAGATTATCAACGAGAGTATGGGAGAAGCGGCGGCAGTCCGTGAAGATGCTCCCGAACTCAGAGCCGTGCAAGCACAGACCGACGCTGGGAACACTGGAGTCGCTCAGGGTTTTGAGAGCCCAGTGCAGTGGACGGAGGAGGCAATCGAACGTTTAAACTTAGTGCCTGCCGGATTTATGCGGAATATCACGCAAACGCGGATTGAACAACGAGCGCAGGAAAATAACGTTACCCAAGTTACACTTGATTTCGCCGCACGCGTCATTGAGGACGGCAGAAGTCTCGCCAATGAAGTGCTTGGGCAGTATTATCAGGAGCCAAACCAAGACTGA
- a CDS encoding multidrug ABC transporter permease, translated as MATIWWREIIRFYRQRSRLFSAIAQPLVFWLLIGSGLSASFQPSGETGEMSYIAYFYPGIVVLVLLFTSIFATISVVNDRREGFLQGVLVAPVPRWQVVLAQALGGTTLALLQGVLLLLLAPITGIRLGAASLFATLGVMTLLAFGLTNLGLLIAWRMESTQGFHAIMNLLLIPIWLLSGAFFPSTGVPGWLEWTMRFNPLTYGLAAFRQSLYLDTPAKAIGEGSAWTLSLLITGLFCVLTYLGATLTASAQAN; from the coding sequence ATTGCAACGATATGGTGGCGTGAAATCATCAGATTTTATCGCCAGCGGAGTCGACTCTTCAGTGCTATCGCGCAACCGTTAGTATTTTGGTTGCTCATCGGAAGCGGCTTGAGTGCCTCTTTTCAGCCCTCGGGTGAAACCGGCGAGATGAGTTATATTGCGTACTTTTATCCCGGCATTGTCGTTTTGGTCTTGCTTTTTACGTCCATTTTCGCTACAATTTCTGTCGTGAATGACCGACGTGAAGGTTTTTTGCAAGGTGTCCTCGTAGCTCCCGTGCCAAGATGGCAGGTTGTGCTCGCACAGGCGTTAGGTGGCACGACATTGGCACTCTTGCAGGGTGTTCTGTTGCTACTTCTCGCACCGATAACCGGCATCCGATTGGGTGCGGCGTCGCTCTTTGCTACGCTCGGTGTAATGACACTTTTGGCGTTTGGTTTGACAAACCTCGGACTCCTCATCGCATGGCGGATGGAATCAACGCAAGGGTTTCATGCGATTATGAACCTCCTGCTGATTCCGATATGGTTACTCTCTGGCGCGTTTTTCCCGAGTACGGGCGTGCCCGGTTGGTTAGAATGGACAATGAGATTCAATCCGTTAACGTATGGGCTTGCCGCTTTTCGGCAGAGCCTCTACCTTGACACCCCCGCGAAGGCAATTGGAGAGGGATCGGCGTGGACCCTCTCTTTGCTGATTACCGGTCTGTTTTGTGTTTTGACGTATTTAGGGGCAACGCTCACCGCGTCTGCACAGGCAAATTAA
- a CDS encoding SCO family protein: protein MWGLDMDTHTEDVGNVKRKLDKSTLIWVVLGVIIIGIAGLNLWSVFDPKSEVQLSKTTAVSVPNFRLTTQNGKPLTLSDMKGKIWVADFIFTNCPTICPAMTQEMARLQSEFVADPVYFVSFSVDPERDTSRVLSRYAKAYGADDRRWHFLTGNKAAIYELAEDGFSLAAGHNGTELLHSTRFVLVAPDGNIHDYYDSRSKPALLRLRRDLKALLKNE, encoded by the coding sequence ATGTGGGGACTGGATATGGACACACATACCGAAGATGTTGGTAACGTGAAACGGAAGCTTGATAAAAGCACCCTCATCTGGGTAGTGCTGGGTGTCATCATTATTGGCATTGCGGGACTCAATTTGTGGTCGGTATTTGACCCCAAATCGGAGGTGCAGCTCTCTAAAACGACTGCTGTTAGCGTGCCAAACTTTCGCCTGACAACGCAAAACGGGAAGCCGTTAACATTGTCCGATATGAAGGGCAAAATTTGGGTCGCAGACTTCATCTTCACCAATTGCCCAACGATTTGTCCGGCAATGACACAGGAGATGGCACGCCTTCAGTCCGAATTTGTTGCGGATCCCGTCTATTTCGTCTCCTTCTCCGTGGATCCGGAGCGGGATACATCACGCGTCCTCTCGCGCTACGCAAAGGCTTATGGGGCTGACGATAGACGTTGGCACTTTCTTACGGGGAATAAGGCGGCTATCTACGAGTTAGCCGAAGACGGATTCAGTTTAGCTGCGGGGCACAACGGCACTGAACTCCTTCATAGCACACGGTTCGTTCTCGTCGCGCCCGATGGGAACATCCATGACTACTATGATAGTCGAAGTAAACCGGCACTCCTGCGCCTACGACGGGATCTCAAGGCACTTCTTAAGAATGAATGA